A region of the Chryseobacterium cucumeris genome:
CTTACCGGATTCTGAAGTAATAGAAGTGAACGGAAAGAAGGAAGAAGTTCCTATCGATATATCAAAACTTCCGGACAACGACTGGAGAAAACACCCTGAGCAAACAAAATACGGAATCGGCTGGCTTCCTTTTGGAGGATACGTGAAGATTGCAGGAATGGTGGACGAAAGTATGGATACTGCTCAGATGAAAAGACCGGCAGAACCTTGGGAGTTCAGATCAAAACCAGCCTGGCAGAGACTTATCATTATGCTGGGGGGAGTTACCGTTAACTTTTTTCTTGCGTGGTTAATCTACAGCTGTTTATCATTCTTCAACGGAGAAACTTATACAGATATTACAAAATTTAAAAATGGTATTGAAGCCACTTCTGCAGGAAAGAAAATGGGTTTCCAAAATGGTGACAAAATCATTAGTGTAGACGGAAGACCGGCAGAAAGACTTGAAAATACTTCCATCAATATCCTTTTGGGAGATCATGTTACCGTAAACAGAAACGGACAGGAAGTTACTTTCCCTGTCAATGCAGACGGTGTTGCAGATGTTCTTAAGCAGAAAGAAGCAAAATTATACATCTCTCCAAGGGTATCTATGGTTATTGACTCATTGGCAACTCCTTCTTCCCAGTCATCCGGACTGGCAAAAGGTGATAAAATTGTAGGAATCAACGGAAAGAAAGCGGCATTCTTTGATGAAGTAAGCACTCTTTTAAGTGAAAATAAAGGAAAAACAGTTTCTGTGGATGTTGAAAGAAACGGAGCTGTACAGACATTACCGGCAGTTTCTGTGGACAAAAACGGAAAACTGGGGATCGCCATTGATACCAAAAGCATAGCAAAAGATATTGTAACGAATAAAAAGTATTCTTTCGGAGAAGCTATTCCAAGAGGATTCACAAGAACTATTGAAGCATTAACGACTCAGGTTAAGCAGTTCAAAATCATGTTCAATTCTAAAGTTCAGGGGTATAAAAACGTTGGAGGGCCTATTGCTATTGTAAAGAATATGCCTGTAGATAAGGATGCGGATGGAAGCGTTAAAATCAACTGGGTGGCTTTCTGGAGCTTTACAGCAATGTTCTCCGTATGGCTGGCATTCCTGAACCTTATTCCGATTCCGGGACTTGATGGTGGACACGTTTTATTTACTTTATATGAAATTATTGTAGGAAAACCTGTTCCTCAGAAAGTTTTGGAAAACGCACAGATGATTGGAGTTATCTTCCTGTTAGGATTGATGTTACTGATCTTTGGAAGTGACATCTTCAAAGTATTTATGGGTAAATTATAATTTTTTTAAAATTTTTCTTAAAAATATTTGTAGGGTATAAATATTCGTCCTATATTTGCACCACTTAAAACAAAGGACATTCCTCCTTAGCTCAGTTGGTTAGAGCATCTGACTGTTAATCAGAGGGTCGCTGGTTCGAGCCCAGCAGGAGGAGCAGAAAGACTTACAGAAATGTGAGTCTTTTTTTGTGGCTTAATCTGACGAATTGTACAACTGCACTATACAATAACCATGTGCAACTTACTTTCTGTTTCAACGAATATTATTCGGTTTTCCAGATGTTTCATGTAACTATTTCCGTAATAATTCGACTATTATTGGAAGAGTTATTCAAACTGAGAAAATTTTCTTCAGATCAGTATTTCTCTGCAACAACAAAGAATAATAAAATCAATATATCGTATTGCATAAATACCCCATTCTACCATGAAGAAAACTATTATTTCGTTATTAACAGCATTTTCTATTGCAGGGATTTCGGCACAGGAAAAGTCTTATTTTTTATCAGGTCCCTCATTAAGTCCGGATGGAAAAACAGCTTATTTTGCATATGACGGCGATATCTGGAAAGCAGACTCTAATGGAGGAAACGCTTCAAGAATTACCGCTCTGGACGGAGAAGAAATTAATCCCCGTCTTTCCCCGGATGGAAAATGGCTTGCATTCAGTTCTAATCAATATGGAAATTATGATGTGTATGTAATGCCTGCAGGAGGAGGAACTATCAAGCAATTAACCTTCCATACCGGAAGGGATGAAATGGAAAGCTGGGCGTGGGACAGTAAAACGATTTATTTTACTTCCAACAGAAATAATAATTTCGGCAGCTTTAAAACTACAATTGAGGGGAAAACCCCACAAAAGCTTTTCAACAATTATTTTAATAATACCAATGGTCTTGTAGAAACTCCTTCAGGAGAATATCTTTTCACAAGTTCTTCAGAAAGTGCCCATCAGGTACAGCGTAAGCGTTATAAAGGAGAAAATAATCCTGATATTCTTGGATACAACCCAAAAAACAATTCTTTCAAACAGTACACCAACTATGAAGGAAAAGACTTCAACCCAAGTGTAGATAAAAATGGTATTATCTATTTTATTTCTGATGAAAATAATGGAGAATATAATCTTTATAAAATCGAAAATGGTAAAAAGACTGCCTTAACGAAATTTGAAACTTCCATTAAAAAACCATTTGTTTCAGCAGATGGTTCCAAAGTTATTTTTGAAAAGGATTACCAGCTTTATACTTATGATGTCGCCTCAAAAAACACAACTCCTCTCAACATCAGCCTGAATACCAACAAAACCCTGGAAAAAGCTCAGAATTTCAATGTGGAAAATAATATTTCCTATTATGACGTATCTCCGGACGGAAAAAAAATGGCATTCATAAGCCGTGGAATCATATTCGTTTCTGATATTGAAGGAAAATTTGCCCAGCAGGTCTCTGATGGAAAAGAACGCGCCATGGAAGTGAAATGGCTGAAAGATAACCGTACTCTTCTTTACAACCAGACTTATAACGGCTATCAGAACTGGTTTACTATTCCGGCCGATGGAAAAGGCAAGCCGAAGCAATTAACGGAAGATTCAAGAAATAACCGCAGCATCACACTCAATAGTGATCTTTCAAAAGCTGTTTATTTAAGCGGAAGAGATGAAGTACGATTATTGGATTTAAAAAGTTTTACATCTACAACTATTGTAAAAGACGAGATTTGGGCATTCCAAAACTCAAGGCCTTCTTTATCCCCTAATAACGAATATGTATTATTCTCGGCAAAAAGAAACTTCGAGCTCGATATTTTCATCTATCACATCAAAAAAGGACAGACTTTAAACCTTACCAATACCGGCGTTTCTGAAGAAGATCCTGTGTGGTCTCCAAACGGAAAATATATTTATTTCGCCAGCGACAGGACCAATCCGTCTTATCCTTTAGGCATGCAGAAATCCAACATTTACCGTATGGCTTTGGATTGGTTTGACGAGCCATTTAAGTCTGAAAAATTCGACAATCTCTTCACTGAAGAAAAGAAGGAGGAAAAATCTTCAGATAAAGAAAAAGACAAGAAGGATAAGAAAGAGGAAGACAAGGATAAAAAGGAAGAAAAAGAGCCGGTAATCAAGGAATTGAAGGTTAATCCTGATGACACTCTTGACAGAATTGAACTGGTTACCGACCGATATGGATACCAGGATGATCCAGCTGTTTTCGCTGATGATAAAAAAGAAATTCTTCTTTTCAATTCTAATCAGGACAATGGAAAAAGAAAGCTGTTTAAAAAGGTATTCACAGATTTTGAGCCTGCCAAATCTGAAAAAGTTTTCGATAAAGCGGCTTATTATCTAACCAAAAATGATAAAAACCTGTTTGCCCTGATAGAAGGTAATATTTACAAAACAACTGTAGCGGCATTAAAGCCTGAAAAGATCAACATCCAATACAGTTTTGATAAAGATCTGGCATCAGAATTTACCCAGATGTACGCTGAAGCATGGACAGGTGTGGAAGAAAATTTCTACGATGAAAAGTTCCATGGTATCGACTGGAAAGCTAAAAAGGAGCAATATGCCAAGTATCTTCCGTATGTTCATAACAGGAATGACCTCAGAATATTATTGAATGATCTTTTAGGAGAGCTTAATTCTTCACACACCGGATTTTCTTCTACCGGAAAGGAAGAAACCATGTTCCTGAACTATTTTACGAACGAAACAGGAATTATCTTCAAAAAAGACCAGCCCTACACGGTAGAAAGCATTCTGAGAAAATCCCCTGCTTACCGTTCCGGCGTTGATATCAAACCTGGAGACCAACTGACTTCTGTAAACGGGAAAAAGATTGATCTTAACGAAAATATAGAAACGTATTTCACAAGCCCTAAAAAACAGGATGAGCTGGTTCTTACCTTTAATCGTGATGGTAAAACGGTAACTACCAAAGTACATCCGATTTCTAATGGAGAATTAAAAGGCTTGCTTTACGACGATTGGATCTACAATAATCATCAGCGTGTAGATAAGCTTAGCAACAACCGTATTGCCTACTCCTGCATGAAAAACATGTCTACTGATGAGCTGGATCATTTTCTTCTGGACATGGTAGAACAGGAAAACAGAAAAGATGCTGTCATTCTTGACTTACGTTACAATACCGGTGGAAATGTGCATGATAAAGTATTGAATTTCCTTTCTCAAAGACCTTATTTACAATGGAAATACCGTGAAGGAAAAATAACAACCCAACCCAACTTTGCTCCTTCCGGAAAACCTATCGTCCTTTTGATTAATGAAGCTTCATTGAGTGATGCCGAAATGACTGCAGCCGGGTTCAAAGCACTGAAACTGGGGAAAATCATCGGTCAGGATACTTACAGATGGATTATTTTCACTTCAGCCAAAGGATTGGTAGACGGATCTTCTTACAGACTTCCTGCATGGGGAACCTACACATTGGACGGACAAAATCTTGAGAAAACAGGTGTAAAACCAGACATTTATGTTAAAAACACCTTTATGGATCGTCTTCAGAACAATGATCCTCAGCTGGAAAGAGCTGTTCAGGAAATACTAAAAGATTTAAAGAAGTAAAAATTTCAGAACAATAAAAAATAAAAAAGACTTACATTGCTGTAGGTCTTTTTTATTTCTTTTAAAAAAAACAGGTCTAAAAATTCCATTGCTTACAGCTTAGAATTTATACCATTCCGAATAACGTCTGCCCATCGCAAAAAATATTTAAAATTTAATTTATTGAAAAATAAATCAATAGCTTCTTTCGATGAATATTCAAGAATAAAAACTTGCTTGGTATGGATATTCATACTATATTTGCACCACTTAAAACAAAGGAAATTCCTCCTTAGCTCAGTTGGTTAGAGCATCTGACTGTTAATCAGAGGGTCGCTGGTTCGAGCCCAGCAGGAGGAGCAAAAAAGACTTACATTTCTGTAAGTCTTTTTTCATTTTATAAGTTCCACAAAAAAACACCGAAATGATCTTAAAAATTTTCACTTTCACGTTGTTTTAACGCTCTGATTATTATATTTTAAGCATAAAAAATTCCCGGTTAATTTTTAATCAATACATATATTATTTTCGCTACTTTTGTCGTTTTATAGGATAGAATAAAAATTTTTTATTTTTTTACCTGTTTTTTAATTAAACTGCATGCTTTTTGTTTATGCTAAATGCCTGAAGAAACAAATGATGTTAAACAATAACTCCCAAAAACACTATTTTTTATTTTTTTTCCTGATTCTCGCCGGTTCCGTATGTGCTCAAAACAAGGTCAGCGGTAAGGTGGTTGACGAAAAGAACAATAAAGAACTGAATAACGTTGATATTTTTATCAACAATGATAAAACACCTGCCTTAACGACAACTTCGGGCAATTTCATTGTTAAGTCAGACAGCATCATCCATCAGTTAAGATTTTCCAGAAAAAATTATACCACAGAAACCCTTGATATTACCCCTGAAAATGCTGACAATATTTTCGTACAGCTATCACAGGCTAAAGTAAGCGATATTCAGGAGATTGTTCTTCAAAGCGGAAAAACAAAATATAAAAACAAGAAAGAAAATCCTGCTTATGCAATTATGCAGAAAGTGTGGGCGCAAAAAAGAAATAACGGACTGGAAAAATTCGATACTTATTCATATAAAGAATACGAAAAAACACAGTTTGACCTGAATAATCTTGACAGTGCGTTCATGAAGAAAAAGATTTTCAATAAACTTGATTTCATTTTCAGTTATGCAGATTCTACTGCGAGTGGAAGACTTGGTCTTCCTATCTTCTTGAATGAAGCCGTTTATGAAAATTATGGCAAAAACAGGCCGGACAAAGACAGTAAAAGAACACTGGTTGCTCAAAAGACCTCAGGTTTCCAAGACAATCAGGTCATAACGGTTTCTGCTAAAAACTTATACCGTGATATCAATATCTACGACAATACCCTGAATTATTTCGATATCGGATTCCAGAGTCCTGTTGGAAGTGACGGTTTCAGCACCTATGATTATAGTCTTATGGACACCATTACGATTCGTGGGGAAAAAGCCTTCCAGATAAGATACCAGCCAAAGAGAAAAGATGTCCTTGCATTTCAGGGAAACCTTTATATTGATACCGATACTTATGCCGTTTTAGGAGCAACATTAAAGTCAACACAGAAGATTAACGTCAACTTTGTCAACAGTGTGTATACTCAGGTAGAATATGACAATCCTGATGATGCTACGTTTCTTCCCAAAAAACTGGTGACAGAATTTGAAATGAGCCCTTTCTCAAAGAAGAAAGGCGCCAAAAGTATCATCGCCAAAAGATCGGTAGATTACTCCGATTATCAGTTCAACAAACCTCTTGATCCTAAGGTATTCAAACGTACCGAAGAAGAGTACGAAGATAAATTTACCAATAAAGATGATGCTTACTGGACAAAAGTCAGACCTGACACCTTATCCAAAGCAGAACAGGGCGTTTACAACATGCTTGACCAGCTTCAGCAGACCCCGAAATTCAACCGGATGGTAAAACTGTTTGAAACTCTTGGCTCACGTTATTATAATGCCTTTAAAGGAATAGATATTGGTCCTATTTTCTCAATTTATGGAAGAAATGAAGTAGAAGGGGACAGAATAAGATTAGGAGCAAGAACTTATTTCGGATTGAATGATACCTGGAGAGCACAATTTTATACAGCTTATGGCTTCAAGGATCAGCAGTTTAAATATGGAGTAGAGGCAAGATATATGTTCAATAAGCTTAACCGTTTTATGATTGGTGCAGGAACCAGCAGAGACATTGTTCAGCTTGGGGGACAGCTTACATCTGGTGATGGAGTTACGCCGCAATCTTCATCTACCAGTACCTTTTTTGCAAGAGGAGAAAACATTTCCTTAAGTTCTGTAAATAAGACAAGTATTTTTGCAGCTATTGAGCCATGGAAAAACTTTCAGATAAGAATAGATGGAGTGATGCAGAGTATTAAATCTGCTATCCCTGAGAAATTCAATCTGATGTATTATAAAGACGGCCAGCTAAGGAAAACTGTTAATGATTCCCATGTTACTATCAGTTTAATTGCCAAACCTGGTGCAAAATTCTCACAAACCGGTATTGACCGTTATCAGGCGAGAAACCTGGCACCAACCATCGTTTTAAGATACACGCGAGGTATTGAAGGTTTGTTTAATGCTGACTTCAATTATGACAAGCTTCAATTCATGCTATACAAGCCGTTTTTGATTGGAAGTATGGGAAAACTAGTGGTTAATTTCGAAGCTGGAAAGAACTTCAGTACAGTTCCATTGGCATTACAGAATATTATTCCTGCCAACCTTTCATATGGTCTGGTACCAAATACTTTCTCCCAGCTTAATTATTATGAGTTTGTGACGGATGCCTATACTACACTTCAGCTTGAGCATCATTTTAACGGTAAAATACTTTCTTATATTCCATTGATTAAAAAGCTGAAATTGAGAGAAGTTGCATTTATCAGAGGAGCCTACGGAACATTAAGCGATGCTTCCAAAGCAATCAATGTAGAAGGTTTTAAATATTCTGCACCAAGCGAACATATCTATTATGAATACGGATTCGGAATAGAAAATATAGGAATCGGAAACCTGAGAATCTTCAGAGTAGATTTTAACTGGAGAGGAAATTATCTTGACAAACCGGATATCTCAAAGTTTGGCGTTAAAGCAGGATTCCAGGTAGGATTCTAAAGTAAATATACCATATAACAGATTCGGCGGCTTCAATGAAGCCGCCGAATTTTTTTTAAAGCTTATATAATAAGGACTGCCTTGATGATTAAAAGCACTCGCAACCTTCTACATCAAGCAGGCAACGCATTTGCTGCTCCTTTGTCAATCCGCACCATACACTACATGATGTAATTGGTTTTGCCGGACACCACACTTCTCCGCCGTTAATATTTCTCAGACTGGCTTTGGTTAGTTTTCTTAAATTTTTCATGATTGTTTAGTTTTATTTACTGCCTACTCTATTTGCTTTTCGGCTTCCGCAACTATTTTAAAGCATGTCAGTTATCAAATATAAACATATTTCACCAAAAAAAGAATTTTATAAAAACAGTATGACTAGTCCTGAAAAAGGTTGACTAGTTTAATATTTCAAATATACTTAAATCAGAGTAGGAATTTTCCTATTCTGATTTTGTTTTTTGTATGTTTTTAATTTCACGTTATTTTTCATATGCACTTGGAATAAAGAAGTGAGGACATTTCTAAAGCACAATATACTTCCTGAGTTATTTAGCCAAAACTGTTCTCTCACCCCTTTTGCTTTGTATGTAAATTTATTCTTTTGCAAACATAGGAGCCAAAACTTATAACTATATTCTTTAACCACCCCGTCAAAAATTCAGAGAATTTTTGACACCCCTCCGGTGGAGGCGAATTTCCAGGTTTACAATTTCGCATTTCTGCAAATCAATAATATTCTTGTCATTGCAATAGCATTGCATCCCAAAACTTATGAAATTTGTCCAAAACTATTATCATTATGACAGATTTCATCAGATTCTTCATTCCCTTTTATTTTACTATTTTTTTTACTG
Encoded here:
- the rseP gene encoding RIP metalloprotease RseP, yielding MEIAIKLFQFILSISILVLLHELGHFLPAIWFKTRAEKFFLFFDPYFSIFSMKKINGKWQYKFLSKNLPDSEVIEVNGKKEEVPIDISKLPDNDWRKHPEQTKYGIGWLPFGGYVKIAGMVDESMDTAQMKRPAEPWEFRSKPAWQRLIIMLGGVTVNFFLAWLIYSCLSFFNGETYTDITKFKNGIEATSAGKKMGFQNGDKIISVDGRPAERLENTSINILLGDHVTVNRNGQEVTFPVNADGVADVLKQKEAKLYISPRVSMVIDSLATPSSQSSGLAKGDKIVGINGKKAAFFDEVSTLLSENKGKTVSVDVERNGAVQTLPAVSVDKNGKLGIAIDTKSIAKDIVTNKKYSFGEAIPRGFTRTIEALTTQVKQFKIMFNSKVQGYKNVGGPIAIVKNMPVDKDADGSVKINWVAFWSFTAMFSVWLAFLNLIPIPGLDGGHVLFTLYEIIVGKPVPQKVLENAQMIGVIFLLGLMLLIFGSDIFKVFMGKL
- a CDS encoding S41 family peptidase, which translates into the protein MKKTIISLLTAFSIAGISAQEKSYFLSGPSLSPDGKTAYFAYDGDIWKADSNGGNASRITALDGEEINPRLSPDGKWLAFSSNQYGNYDVYVMPAGGGTIKQLTFHTGRDEMESWAWDSKTIYFTSNRNNNFGSFKTTIEGKTPQKLFNNYFNNTNGLVETPSGEYLFTSSSESAHQVQRKRYKGENNPDILGYNPKNNSFKQYTNYEGKDFNPSVDKNGIIYFISDENNGEYNLYKIENGKKTALTKFETSIKKPFVSADGSKVIFEKDYQLYTYDVASKNTTPLNISLNTNKTLEKAQNFNVENNISYYDVSPDGKKMAFISRGIIFVSDIEGKFAQQVSDGKERAMEVKWLKDNRTLLYNQTYNGYQNWFTIPADGKGKPKQLTEDSRNNRSITLNSDLSKAVYLSGRDEVRLLDLKSFTSTTIVKDEIWAFQNSRPSLSPNNEYVLFSAKRNFELDIFIYHIKKGQTLNLTNTGVSEEDPVWSPNGKYIYFASDRTNPSYPLGMQKSNIYRMALDWFDEPFKSEKFDNLFTEEKKEEKSSDKEKDKKDKKEEDKDKKEEKEPVIKELKVNPDDTLDRIELVTDRYGYQDDPAVFADDKKEILLFNSNQDNGKRKLFKKVFTDFEPAKSEKVFDKAAYYLTKNDKNLFALIEGNIYKTTVAALKPEKINIQYSFDKDLASEFTQMYAEAWTGVEENFYDEKFHGIDWKAKKEQYAKYLPYVHNRNDLRILLNDLLGELNSSHTGFSSTGKEETMFLNYFTNETGIIFKKDQPYTVESILRKSPAYRSGVDIKPGDQLTSVNGKKIDLNENIETYFTSPKKQDELVLTFNRDGKTVTTKVHPISNGELKGLLYDDWIYNNHQRVDKLSNNRIAYSCMKNMSTDELDHFLLDMVEQENRKDAVILDLRYNTGGNVHDKVLNFLSQRPYLQWKYREGKITTQPNFAPSGKPIVLLINEASLSDAEMTAAGFKALKLGKIIGQDTYRWIIFTSAKGLVDGSSYRLPAWGTYTLDGQNLEKTGVKPDIYVKNTFMDRLQNNDPQLERAVQEILKDLKK
- a CDS encoding DUF5686 family protein — translated: MLNNNSQKHYFLFFFLILAGSVCAQNKVSGKVVDEKNNKELNNVDIFINNDKTPALTTTSGNFIVKSDSIIHQLRFSRKNYTTETLDITPENADNIFVQLSQAKVSDIQEIVLQSGKTKYKNKKENPAYAIMQKVWAQKRNNGLEKFDTYSYKEYEKTQFDLNNLDSAFMKKKIFNKLDFIFSYADSTASGRLGLPIFLNEAVYENYGKNRPDKDSKRTLVAQKTSGFQDNQVITVSAKNLYRDINIYDNTLNYFDIGFQSPVGSDGFSTYDYSLMDTITIRGEKAFQIRYQPKRKDVLAFQGNLYIDTDTYAVLGATLKSTQKINVNFVNSVYTQVEYDNPDDATFLPKKLVTEFEMSPFSKKKGAKSIIAKRSVDYSDYQFNKPLDPKVFKRTEEEYEDKFTNKDDAYWTKVRPDTLSKAEQGVYNMLDQLQQTPKFNRMVKLFETLGSRYYNAFKGIDIGPIFSIYGRNEVEGDRIRLGARTYFGLNDTWRAQFYTAYGFKDQQFKYGVEARYMFNKLNRFMIGAGTSRDIVQLGGQLTSGDGVTPQSSSTSTFFARGENISLSSVNKTSIFAAIEPWKNFQIRIDGVMQSIKSAIPEKFNLMYYKDGQLRKTVNDSHVTISLIAKPGAKFSQTGIDRYQARNLAPTIVLRYTRGIEGLFNADFNYDKLQFMLYKPFLIGSMGKLVVNFEAGKNFSTVPLALQNIIPANLSYGLVPNTFSQLNYYEFVTDAYTTLQLEHHFNGKILSYIPLIKKLKLREVAFIRGAYGTLSDASKAINVEGFKYSAPSEHIYYEYGFGIENIGIGNLRIFRVDFNWRGNYLDKPDISKFGVKAGFQVGF
- a CDS encoding bacteriocin-like protein, with translation MKNLRKLTKASLRNINGGEVWCPAKPITSCSVWCGLTKEQQMRCLLDVEGCECF